A section of the Pseudanabaena mucicola str. Chao 1806 genome encodes:
- the recF gene encoding DNA replication/repair protein RecF (All proteins in this family for which functions are known are DNA-binding proteins that assist the filamentation of RecA onto DNA for the initiation of recombination or recombinational repair.), which yields MYLKSLHIKQFRNYVDQQVTFTAPKTVIVGNNAQGKSNLLESVLLLATLRSHRVSKDRDLVKNGESIGEIFAICQRSRSPESYPVELGMRMRSSGKRTLTVNAVNQARHLDFLGNLNAVMFSSLDLDLVRGSPESRRNWLDTVLIQLEPIYINLLQQYNQVLRQRNALLKLIKQGQIVYETQQMAIWDAQLVTTGTRLIRRRSRLLERLAPIARQWHQAISGGSEHLEITYVPKFEFAPTDIVEDIHQAFFESIFQKTIIEQHQGTSLVGPHRDEVSLKINSTPAREHGSQGQQRTLVLALKLAELELLESVLGEPPLLLLDDVLAELDLQRQDHLLNAIGDRVQTIITTTHLGSFDAQWLNFARIFQVENGKISF from the coding sequence ATGTATCTCAAATCTCTCCATATTAAGCAATTTCGTAACTATGTCGATCAGCAAGTCACTTTTACTGCGCCCAAGACGGTCATAGTCGGTAATAATGCTCAGGGTAAATCAAATCTACTGGAATCAGTGTTATTATTAGCAACTTTGAGATCGCATCGTGTCAGTAAAGATCGAGATCTGGTCAAAAATGGGGAGTCGATTGGCGAAATTTTTGCCATATGTCAGCGATCGCGATCTCCTGAAAGTTATCCCGTAGAATTAGGGATGCGAATGCGCTCTAGTGGCAAACGCACCTTAACGGTAAATGCCGTGAATCAGGCAAGACATTTAGATTTTCTCGGTAACTTAAATGCCGTGATGTTTTCCAGTTTAGATCTGGACTTAGTGCGTGGTAGTCCTGAAAGTCGGCGCAATTGGCTGGATACAGTTTTAATTCAATTAGAGCCGATTTATATTAATTTGTTGCAACAATACAACCAAGTTTTGCGACAGAGAAATGCTTTACTCAAATTAATTAAACAGGGACAAATCGTTTATGAAACACAACAAATGGCGATCTGGGACGCGCAGTTGGTTACTACGGGAACCAGACTAATTAGAAGGCGATCACGGTTATTAGAACGATTAGCACCCATCGCAAGGCAGTGGCATCAAGCTATTAGTGGTGGTAGTGAGCATTTAGAAATTACTTATGTCCCAAAATTTGAGTTTGCACCAACAGATATAGTTGAAGATATTCATCAGGCTTTTTTTGAGTCAATTTTCCAAAAAACAATCATTGAGCAGCATCAAGGTACAAGTTTAGTTGGTCCTCACCGCGATGAAGTTTCCTTAAAGATTAATTCTACGCCTGCGCGGGAGCATGGTTCTCAAGGGCAACAACGAACTTTAGTATTAGCCCTAAAACTAGCGGAGTTAGAATTACTTGAATCCGTACTTGGAGAACCACCGTTATTATTGTTAGATGATGTGCTAGCTGAGTTGGATCTACAACGGCAGGATCATCTACTAAATGCAATTGGCGATCGCGTGCAAACAATAATTACCACAACCCATTTGGGATCGTTTGATGCCCAGTGGTTAAATTTCGCCCGAATTTTTCAAGTAGAAAATGGCAAAATTTCATTCTAA